A genomic stretch from Aerococcaceae bacterium zg-1292 includes:
- a CDS encoding ABC transporter permease encodes MNKMWIIIKEVYRKNVRSGGFLAMVFGPIVMFAIIGLIGYFVGMSTMKDSIGHIGLVQATPEVQQALEKADTGNEFERFESDKAATSALKDGKIDGYLVVDESMTPLSATFFRDKLGKDIDVRPLTKALESYAINQRLVKEGIAPATLDSINNTHVSMKTSQMSFDDAGNAQVADQESMAMFIRTGVAYGVCFIVYLFIMQYVSIISQEIATEKGSRIMEVILSSISATKHFFGKMIGIGLVILTQLAIYLLIGLIALMVIRTMDLSFVPKEVMQTVVPLIGTFKHDIMLGGVFAIMGILTYTSIAGFLGSLVSRMEDVNKMVTPLVLVGLVGFYIGMYALSSTNNAIVRIGSQIPFFTPFVMPFRIAAETVSTNEIVLSVILSLIFMVLSLALSTVFYKSNVLVTSDKGLIQTFKRSYQLWRSERE; translated from the coding sequence ATGAATAAAATGTGGATTATTATTAAAGAAGTCTATCGTAAAAATGTGCGGTCGGGTGGTTTTTTAGCGATGGTATTTGGTCCGATTGTGATGTTTGCGATTATTGGTTTGATTGGTTACTTTGTAGGGATGTCGACAATGAAAGATAGTATTGGACATATTGGTTTAGTACAAGCGACACCTGAAGTGCAACAAGCGTTAGAAAAAGCGGATACTGGTAATGAATTTGAGCGTTTTGAATCAGATAAGGCAGCGACTAGTGCACTAAAAGATGGTAAGATTGATGGGTATTTGGTAGTGGATGAGTCGATGACTCCGCTGAGTGCTACTTTTTTCCGTGATAAATTAGGTAAAGATATTGATGTTAGACCATTAACAAAGGCGTTAGAGTCTTATGCGATTAATCAGCGCTTGGTTAAAGAAGGTATTGCTCCGGCGACACTTGACTCGATAAATAATACGCATGTTTCGATGAAAACCTCGCAAATGAGCTTTGATGATGCAGGAAATGCGCAAGTGGCTGACCAAGAATCAATGGCCATGTTCATTCGTACGGGTGTCGCTTATGGCGTCTGTTTTATTGTCTATCTATTCATTATGCAATATGTGTCAATTATCTCTCAAGAAATTGCGACAGAAAAAGGCTCACGTATTATGGAAGTTATTTTATCGAGTATTTCTGCTACTAAACATTTCTTTGGTAAGATGATTGGGATTGGTTTAGTAATTTTGACGCAGTTGGCGATTTATCTATTAATTGGATTGATTGCATTGATGGTGATTCGCACAATGGACCTTTCCTTTGTGCCTAAAGAGGTGATGCAAACCGTTGTGCCGCTTATTGGTACGTTTAAACACGATATCATGCTCGGTGGTGTCTTTGCGATTATGGGTATTCTGACCTATACGTCTATTGCTGGCTTCTTAGGTTCATTAGTCTCACGGATGGAAGATGTTAACAAGATGGTAACGCCTTTAGTATTAGTTGGTTTAGTTGGTTTTTACATCGGTATGTATGCTTTATCATCAACGAATAATGCGATTGTGCGTATCGGTTCACAAATTCCGTTCTTTACGCCATTTGTCATGCCATTTAGAATTGCGGCAGAAACCGTCAGTACGAATGAGATTGTGTTATCGGTTATCTTGTCACTCATTTTTATGGTACTAAGTTTAGCGTTGTCGACTGTATTTTATAAGAGTAATGTGTTGGTGACAAGTGATAAAGGCTTGATTCAAACCTTTAAACGTTCGTACCAATTATGGCGTTCTGAGCGTGAGTAG
- a CDS encoding ABC transporter ATP-binding protein: MLEVKHLVKTFGTFVAVDDVSFTIEPGSILGIIGQNGSGKTTIFRMILDFLTPEKKGEVLWHQKPLTESVYDVVGYLPEERGLYEKMTIEEQIMYFAQLRGMTRAEIADKIDDWLVRFNVKGKRTDKIKSLSKGNQQKVQLIATLIHEPELVILDEPFSGLDPVNADFLKQGILALRDKGSCIIFSSHNMNNVEEICDKLVMIHHGKEVLYGGINEVRNQFGKTKLLIEAPDWTEERLAALAGVMSVRAHGDHQYTLQLQDESFGKEIFDVVAKGEYLPVFYQHAPSLEEIFKLKAGESNE, encoded by the coding sequence ATGCTGGAAGTGAAACACTTAGTAAAGACATTTGGTACGTTTGTAGCGGTGGATGATGTGTCGTTTACAATCGAACCAGGTTCAATTTTAGGGATTATCGGACAAAATGGTTCGGGTAAGACGACCATTTTTCGAATGATACTTGACTTTTTAACGCCGGAGAAAAAGGGCGAGGTCTTATGGCATCAAAAGCCGTTGACGGAGTCTGTCTATGATGTGGTCGGGTATTTGCCAGAAGAGCGTGGTTTGTATGAGAAAATGACGATTGAAGAACAAATTATGTACTTTGCGCAATTACGTGGGATGACGCGAGCAGAAATCGCTGATAAAATTGATGATTGGTTGGTGCGCTTTAATGTAAAAGGTAAGCGTACTGATAAAATTAAATCTCTATCTAAAGGGAACCAGCAAAAGGTACAGCTGATTGCTACATTAATTCATGAGCCAGAATTGGTGATTTTGGATGAGCCGTTTAGTGGGTTGGATCCAGTTAATGCTGATTTTCTCAAACAAGGGATTCTGGCATTACGTGACAAAGGTAGCTGTATTATTTTCTCGAGCCATAATATGAATAATGTGGAGGAGATCTGTGACAAATTGGTAATGATTCATCATGGTAAGGAAGTGCTGTATGGTGGCATCAATGAAGTGCGTAATCAGTTTGGTAAGACGAAGTTATTGATTGAAGCGCCTGACTGGACAGAAGAGCGTCTTGCTGCGTTAGCGGGAGTGATGTCAGTGCGTGCGCATGGCGACCATCAATATACCTTGCAGCTACAAGATGAGTCGTTTGGTAAAGAGATTTTCGATGTGGTGGCTAAAGGGGAATACCTACCTGTGTTTTATCAACATGCACCGAGTCTTGAAGAAATCTTCAAATTGAAAGCAGGTGAGTCAAATGAATAA
- a CDS encoding peptidoglycan binding domain-containing protein, which produces MKKAIGITLGTLIGLGVAYVGGVGFYAEKFTPNTNYGPVAIGNMTVEEAQEKIAKDVKKQSVTIVEKGKELGKISLADLGYQFNVKSVLEKVYRTQDPSTWFVKLIDGTKIQRVFAEQVSVDKELVEKAATALGIDNEQREAATNAAIKYDKEKGYHVKPGAVGTQVDYKRLGTALLESLENGTRKVDLESVYAQPEINESSEVVTETMNKIQKVLGINITLEIAGEAIKIPKELIEEWVHFDASNQITVDEEAVAAYLDKLNEKYATAGKPRQFQSTLQGEVTVPAGILGWSIDVEKETQNIIKDLRAGEDVTRKAAFVGVGTRLGEANDIGDTYVEVDLANQMMYLYYKGEVIVSTNIVSGKLSTPTVPGANAVIEMLTNTNLVGTAPGQTTQYSAPVSYWIRFDYQAQGIHDASWQSSFGGNTYQYAGSLGCINTPLDQVAVIYEYVEYGTPVIVF; this is translated from the coding sequence GTGAAAAAGGCGATTGGTATTACTTTAGGGACTCTGATCGGTCTAGGCGTTGCGTATGTAGGTGGTGTTGGTTTTTATGCTGAAAAATTTACACCAAATACGAATTACGGACCGGTTGCGATTGGTAATATGACAGTCGAAGAGGCGCAAGAAAAAATTGCGAAAGATGTGAAAAAGCAATCCGTAACGATTGTTGAAAAAGGTAAAGAGTTGGGCAAGATTTCGCTAGCGGATTTAGGGTATCAGTTTAATGTAAAAAGTGTGTTAGAAAAAGTTTATCGTACGCAAGATCCGAGTACATGGTTTGTGAAGTTAATCGATGGAACAAAGATTCAACGTGTGTTTGCTGAACAAGTGAGCGTGGATAAAGAGCTGGTTGAAAAAGCAGCTACCGCGTTGGGTATTGATAATGAACAGCGTGAAGCAGCTACGAATGCGGCTATTAAGTACGATAAGGAAAAAGGGTATCATGTCAAGCCAGGTGCGGTAGGGACACAAGTAGATTACAAACGGTTAGGGACTGCGCTACTCGAAAGTTTAGAAAATGGGACACGTAAAGTGGATTTAGAATCCGTGTATGCGCAACCTGAGATTAATGAATCGAGTGAAGTAGTAACCGAAACCATGAATAAGATTCAAAAGGTGCTAGGTATTAATATTACTTTAGAGATTGCAGGCGAAGCAATTAAAATTCCGAAAGAATTAATTGAGGAGTGGGTGCATTTCGACGCATCCAATCAAATTACCGTTGATGAAGAGGCGGTAGCTGCGTATTTGGATAAATTGAATGAAAAATATGCAACGGCAGGTAAACCACGTCAATTCCAGAGTACATTGCAAGGTGAAGTGACGGTGCCGGCAGGTATTTTAGGTTGGTCAATTGATGTAGAAAAAGAAACACAAAATATTATTAAAGATTTACGTGCTGGTGAAGATGTGACGCGTAAGGCAGCCTTTGTTGGTGTTGGGACGCGTTTAGGTGAAGCGAACGATATTGGCGATACGTATGTTGAAGTCGATTTAGCGAATCAAATGATGTACCTGTACTATAAAGGTGAAGTGATTGTTTCGACCAATATTGTTTCCGGTAAATTGAGTACGCCGACTGTTCCGGGTGCCAATGCCGTGATAGAAATGTTGACAAATACGAACTTAGTTGGGACTGCGCCGGGGCAAACGACGCAATACTCAGCACCAGTGTCGTATTGGATTCGTTTTGATTATCAGGCTCAAGGGATTCATGATGCGAGCTGGCAGTCGTCATTTGGTGGTAATACTTATCAGTATGCTGGGTCACTTGGATGTATTAATACGCCGCTTGATCAAGTTGCCGTTATCTATGAATATGTGGAATATGGCACACCGGTGATTGTGTTTTAA
- a CDS encoding helix-turn-helix transcriptional regulator, with translation MKSYAYKIKQYRVSLGLNQLDVANGICSQGMISRIESGQVSPDIDILIQIAERLNTTVTELINETVEVNTSKMQMINYFAEKRDYFALSKYVDEIGDDALHDTLDPAFYYWIKAVISETVYNEVANSIYYLEKSLEALERDISSIDLKIQVFNSLANQYIQMGEYEKAKEVLTTATPFFDSTQVSVKNKQKILYTQALNTCHLHDYAEAVLQGKLAMSFAMSKDSIFLVDDLCLVISDAYLGLGKVTEAREYLEKAEYICKLKNNTALFPYIELYADRVLAAEQKNTNQ, from the coding sequence ATGAAATCTTATGCGTATAAAATTAAACAATACCGAGTGAGTTTAGGGTTGAATCAATTGGATGTCGCCAACGGTATATGTAGTCAAGGGATGATTTCTCGGATTGAATCAGGTCAAGTATCACCAGATATTGATATATTGATACAAATTGCCGAGCGATTGAATACAACGGTTACCGAATTAATCAATGAAACGGTTGAGGTTAATACCTCTAAGATGCAGATGATTAACTACTTTGCTGAAAAGCGTGATTATTTTGCTTTGTCAAAATACGTCGATGAAATCGGCGACGATGCTTTACATGATACGTTAGATCCTGCATTTTATTATTGGATTAAAGCAGTTATTTCAGAAACTGTATACAATGAAGTAGCCAATTCTATCTATTATCTTGAAAAATCGCTAGAGGCATTAGAACGTGACATTTCTTCAATTGACTTGAAAATTCAAGTCTTTAATTCATTGGCTAATCAATACATTCAAATGGGTGAATATGAAAAAGCCAAAGAAGTATTAACGACGGCGACGCCATTTTTTGACTCAACACAAGTGTCGGTAAAAAACAAGCAAAAAATCTTGTATACGCAAGCGTTAAATACGTGTCATTTACATGATTATGCTGAAGCGGTATTGCAAGGAAAACTAGCAATGAGCTTTGCGATGAGTAAAGACAGTATTTTCTTAGTTGACGATTTATGCTTAGTCATCTCTGATGCGTATTTGGGCTTAGGTAAAGTAACAGAGGCGCGTGAGTATTTAGAAAAGGCGGAATATATTTGTAAGTTAAAAAATAACACGGCACTGTTTCCTTACATTGAACTTTATGCAGACCGCGTCTTAGCGGCAGAGCAAAAGAATACAAATCAATAA